Proteins from a genomic interval of Salinarchaeum sp. Harcht-Bsk1:
- a CDS encoding PGF-CTERM sorting domain-containing protein — MALTRRGALATMAAAGAASVTPASATSAGGSFRDSAVAARQSGGPAFRVEWDQVVGGEYGWHCPAIAPSGDGGVVALCNLLADAESSMATKLVEVTPSGELETIGTLGNPGYERRQYWYWDVEPGVNGGYVIAGYERQYSPYGSLTEVVPQIVHIGDGGEVQWASPVEGTPTTFQTARPTTVVAVGNRYVLASADYEGGVGTALAAYEPDGSRRWNRGYDTSLESGAKPVQLRRTADGVVLLAVRGFDDGQPTEPVLARLADDGTVADRVIPVVESDRMPHGFAVRDGRYLVVGAAPGDGGDSGWAMELPGFAATADWQGSNDAFGAGLTGAAGTVAGGGWVFAGQTGDGYGQVVGASDLSAPSLARTFDTASTYADVVPAGDGSAYVAGSTGSGAESQLVVTRVSTALDPDAVSTSVAPTTVAPGEAASLSIDVEGYDADLLSANWTVDGSPVASGFSGQTSFEETGEYTLVATITTEDDRSVSVEQTVTVGEDDGSSDGDGGGGMPGFGVVIGLLGLAGAAGLRSRRDD; from the coding sequence ATGGCTCTGACGCGACGTGGTGCGCTCGCCACGATGGCGGCTGCGGGAGCGGCGAGCGTCACACCGGCGAGCGCGACGAGTGCGGGGGGTTCGTTCCGAGACAGCGCTGTGGCTGCGAGGCAGTCCGGCGGTCCGGCGTTCCGGGTCGAGTGGGACCAGGTCGTCGGCGGCGAGTACGGCTGGCACTGCCCCGCCATCGCACCGAGTGGGGACGGCGGCGTCGTCGCGCTCTGTAACCTCCTCGCCGACGCCGAATCGTCGATGGCGACGAAGCTCGTCGAAGTGACGCCGTCGGGCGAACTGGAGACGATCGGGACGCTCGGCAACCCCGGGTACGAACGTCGCCAGTACTGGTACTGGGACGTCGAACCGGGCGTCAACGGCGGCTACGTGATCGCGGGCTACGAGCGTCAGTACAGCCCGTACGGCTCGCTGACCGAGGTCGTGCCGCAAATCGTCCACATCGGCGACGGCGGCGAGGTCCAGTGGGCGTCTCCCGTCGAGGGGACGCCGACCACCTTCCAGACGGCTCGGCCGACGACCGTCGTCGCCGTCGGCAACCGCTACGTCCTCGCCTCGGCCGACTACGAGGGCGGCGTCGGGACGGCGCTCGCCGCTTACGAACCCGACGGCTCGCGGCGCTGGAACCGGGGCTACGATACGAGCCTCGAATCGGGTGCGAAGCCGGTCCAACTCCGCCGGACAGCCGACGGCGTCGTCCTCCTCGCGGTCCGTGGCTTCGACGACGGTCAGCCGACGGAGCCGGTGCTCGCACGCCTCGCCGATGACGGCACCGTCGCCGACCGCGTGATCCCGGTGGTCGAGAGCGATCGGATGCCCCACGGCTTCGCGGTGCGCGATGGCCGCTACCTCGTCGTCGGCGCCGCTCCCGGCGACGGCGGCGACAGCGGCTGGGCGATGGAACTGCCAGGGTTCGCAGCCACCGCGGACTGGCAGGGATCCAACGACGCGTTCGGCGCCGGGCTGACGGGCGCTGCCGGAACCGTCGCTGGCGGCGGCTGGGTCTTCGCTGGCCAGACCGGCGACGGGTACGGACAGGTCGTCGGGGCGAGCGACCTCTCCGCGCCGTCGCTCGCCCGGACGTTCGACACCGCCTCGACGTACGCCGACGTCGTCCCCGCCGGTGACGGCAGTGCCTACGTCGCCGGTAGCACGGGCAGCGGCGCCGAGAGCCAGCTGGTCGTCACGCGCGTCTCGACGGCGCTCGACCCCGACGCCGTCTCCACGAGCGTGGCACCGACCACGGTCGCGCCCGGCGAGGCGGCGTCGCTCTCGATCGACGTCGAGGGCTACGACGCCGACCTCCTCTCCGCGAACTGGACGGTGGACGGCTCCCCGGTCGCCTCCGGGTTCAGCGGCCAGACGAGCTTCGAGGAGACTGGCGAGTACACGCTCGTCGCGACCATCACGACCGAGGACGATCGCTCCGTCTCGGTCGAACAGACCGTTACGGTCGGCGAGGACGACGGAAGCAGCGACGGCGACGGCGGCGGGGGCATGCCCGGTTTCGGCGTGGTCATTGGGCTCCTCGGCCTCGCTGGCGCTGCGGGCCTTCGGAGCCGCCGCGACGACTGA
- a CDS encoding NAD(P)-dependent oxidoreductase, whose protein sequence is MHVAITGAAGQIGEIAREAFEPAERTLFTHSEHEGLDATVLEVTDREAVGAALADAGADVLLHLAWGPAGRDDWEDGHASNLEGTIDVLEAAVEHDLDRVVLASSIHAVGMYNRERADEMESLVAEPATVIGPDDPPRPDSYYGVAKVACEAMGRYYADRYDLEVVPLRIGWVCDREELRAVATAASSESDRARGRFARATWLSPRDCRAVCEAAVRADLGPAMTPGRPLPAISANADRFQTLAPTMRAIGYRPRDDAAAVLDKAERGGTAEEG, encoded by the coding sequence ATGCACGTCGCCATCACCGGCGCTGCCGGGCAGATCGGTGAGATCGCCCGCGAGGCCTTCGAGCCAGCCGAACGGACGCTGTTCACCCACAGCGAACACGAGGGGCTCGACGCCACTGTCCTCGAGGTCACCGATCGCGAGGCAGTCGGCGCCGCCCTGGCCGACGCCGGTGCGGACGTGCTCCTCCACCTCGCCTGGGGGCCAGCCGGGCGCGACGACTGGGAGGACGGCCACGCCAGTAACCTGGAGGGAACGATCGACGTGCTGGAGGCCGCCGTCGAGCACGACCTCGATCGGGTCGTACTCGCCAGTTCGATCCACGCGGTCGGGATGTACAACCGCGAGCGCGCCGACGAGATGGAGTCGCTCGTCGCGGAACCCGCCACCGTGATCGGCCCCGACGATCCACCGCGGCCCGACTCCTACTACGGCGTCGCGAAGGTCGCCTGCGAGGCGATGGGCCGATACTACGCGGATCGATACGACCTGGAAGTCGTGCCCCTCCGGATCGGCTGGGTTTGCGATCGCGAGGAACTCCGGGCGGTCGCAACGGCGGCTTCGAGTGAGTCGGACCGGGCTCGCGGCCGCTTCGCCAGGGCGACCTGGCTGAGTCCCCGGGACTGTCGGGCGGTCTGTGAGGCAGCGGTGCGGGCGGATCTCGGGCCCGCGATGACCCCCGGACGGCCGCTCCCGGCGATCTCCGCGAACGCCGACCGGTTCCAGACGCTCGCCCCGACGATGCGAGCGATCGGCTATCGGCCGCGCGACGACGCGGCAGCAGTGCTGGACAAAGCGGAGCGCGGCGGCACCGCCGAGGAGGGGTAA
- a CDS encoding pyridoxal phosphate-dependent aminotransferase produces the protein MDYDRPLFYHVMAYAAEADRDVIEMVSGSPDWEPPAALRSGLAEYAEAEPDAFQYPPSEGLRGLREEIAARRNVDVERVIITNGAGEANYLAMAGAMDLFEERADGSPSEDPEFLLTDPVYPYYPGKADLLDATKRYVAAEPDGSLDPDAVREQAAASGDDLVAIVVNTPNNPTGAVYDRETVAALAEIAAEHDALLIADEVYDKYDYTGRFESALALDRSNVVVTNAFSKSMAITGFRVGYAILPESMVGGARTRHMLVNVATSRPAQQAVLDALRETGPEYYQRNRQLMADRMATFTDALDAAGADYTEPDGGFYVMARFEDFPGTLENVKRLVDEAGVAGMPGEAFGDARLEWVRFALVTPRVEEAADRLAAFFA, from the coding sequence ATGGACTACGACCGGCCGCTGTTCTACCACGTCATGGCCTACGCCGCCGAGGCCGACCGGGACGTGATCGAGATGGTGAGCGGTTCGCCGGACTGGGAGCCGCCCGCCGCGCTCCGGAGCGGCCTCGCGGAGTACGCGGAGGCGGAGCCCGACGCCTTCCAGTATCCGCCGAGTGAGGGCCTGCGCGGGCTCCGCGAGGAGATCGCCGCCCGCCGGAACGTCGACGTCGAGCGCGTGATTATCACGAACGGCGCCGGCGAGGCGAACTACCTCGCGATGGCCGGCGCGATGGATCTGTTCGAGGAACGAGCCGACGGCAGCCCGAGCGAAGATCCCGAGTTCCTGCTCACCGATCCCGTCTACCCCTACTACCCCGGGAAGGCTGACCTCCTCGACGCGACGAAGCGCTACGTCGCCGCCGAACCGGATGGCTCGCTCGATCCGGACGCCGTCCGCGAGCAGGCCGCGGCCAGCGGCGACGACCTCGTGGCGATCGTCGTCAACACGCCGAACAACCCGACGGGCGCCGTGTACGATCGCGAGACGGTCGCGGCACTCGCCGAGATCGCCGCCGAGCACGACGCCCTGTTGATCGCCGACGAGGTCTACGACAAGTACGACTACACGGGTCGCTTCGAGAGCGCGCTCGCGCTCGATCGCTCGAACGTCGTCGTCACCAACGCCTTCTCCAAGTCGATGGCGATCACGGGCTTCCGCGTCGGCTACGCGATCCTCCCCGAGTCGATGGTCGGCGGCGCGCGGACCCGGCATATGCTGGTGAACGTCGCGACGAGCCGCCCCGCCCAGCAGGCGGTGCTCGACGCGCTCCGGGAGACGGGCCCCGAGTACTACCAGCGCAACCGCCAGCTAATGGCCGACAGGATGGCGACCTTCACGGACGCGCTCGACGCCGCTGGCGCGGACTACACCGAACCAGATGGCGGGTTCTACGTCATGGCACGCTTCGAGGACTTCCCCGGGACCCTCGAGAACGTCAAGCGGCTCGTCGACGAGGCCGGCGTCGCGGGGATGCCCGGCGAGGCCTTCGGCGACGCCCGCTTGGAGTGGGTTCGCTTCGCGCTCGTGACGCCGCGCGTCGAGGAAGCGGCCGACCGGTTGGCAGCCTTCTTCGCCTAG
- a CDS encoding DUF47 domain-containing protein yields the protein MAQQAEPVIERSLRTLTETATECVATLPTVVHCYAEEDPARSDVVERVGTLESRCDEQVQSLRREIATVGPEFSDAYLFAPDLLGLAYEIDRIAGASEQFATELAAIQPRLPAAAEQSMIEHARRSTAAGDRLRRGVDAALDDEPCGEDVDAIRAAESACDRLKYEMLADANGSPGEVLVVRQFAVTLDAIPNAVEDAADRLGQLRAGGV from the coding sequence ATGGCCCAGCAGGCCGAACCGGTGATCGAGCGGTCGCTACGTACGCTGACCGAGACGGCGACGGAGTGCGTCGCCACGCTCCCGACCGTCGTGCACTGCTACGCCGAGGAGGATCCCGCACGGTCGGACGTCGTCGAGCGCGTCGGGACGCTGGAGTCCCGCTGTGACGAGCAGGTCCAGTCGCTCCGTCGAGAGATCGCGACCGTCGGCCCGGAGTTCTCGGACGCCTACCTCTTTGCGCCCGACCTGCTCGGACTGGCCTACGAGATCGACCGGATCGCCGGTGCGAGCGAGCAGTTCGCGACGGAGCTGGCGGCGATCCAGCCGAGGCTCCCGGCGGCTGCCGAGCAGTCGATGATCGAGCACGCGCGACGGAGCACGGCGGCCGGCGACCGCCTCCGACGTGGCGTCGACGCCGCCCTCGACGACGAACCGTGTGGGGAGGACGTCGACGCGATCCGGGCCGCGGAGTCCGCCTGCGACCGGCTGAAGTACGAGATGCTGGCGGACGCCAACGGATCGCCCGGGGAAGTCCTCGTGGTCAGACAGTTCGCGGTGACCCTCGACGCCATCCCCAACGCCGTCGAAGACGCCGCCGACCGCCTGGGCCAGCTCCGGGCGGGAGGCGTCTGA
- a CDS encoding TRC40/GET3/ArsA family transport-energizing ATPase, with protein MKDIDVEPVDDVDADDDGPGDPHATDGPDDATDEEGGPASPGDGSTDADAPADHSALDADRLPPVASDTPEFVLYGGKGGVGKTTMAAATGLASAAAGTRTLVVSTDPAHSLSDTYETAIGAEPTRLRGDLPLYAAEIDPDAAMEEGMSMFGDQAGTGGAGGPTAGGAEGAGGPGGADASGGGPFDPDASGGQGPAGGMGGLGAMMGGDSPLQSMLGGTMPGSDEAVAMQQLVEFMDDDRFDRVVVDTAPTGHTLRLLELPELMDTMVGRILSMREKLSGLFDGLSGMFGGEDADAEAGTQSLRELSDRIERLRETLTDPALTDFRIVMVPEELSVIESERLLRQLDDFSIPVETVVVNKVMEDLADVTGEVPADDVVTPNLEDCEFCQRRWDVQQRALTRAQEVFRGRSIERVPLLAEEVRGEQSLRVVAACLE; from the coding sequence ATGAAGGACATCGACGTGGAGCCCGTCGACGACGTCGACGCGGACGACGACGGCCCAGGCGACCCGCACGCGACGGACGGCCCGGACGACGCGACCGACGAGGAGGGCGGACCGGCGTCGCCTGGCGACGGCTCGACCGACGCCGACGCGCCGGCCGACCACTCTGCGCTCGACGCCGATCGCCTCCCGCCAGTCGCGAGCGACACGCCGGAGTTCGTGCTCTACGGCGGCAAAGGCGGCGTCGGCAAGACGACGATGGCGGCCGCGACCGGGCTCGCGTCCGCCGCTGCCGGGACCCGGACGCTCGTCGTCTCGACGGACCCGGCACACTCGCTGTCGGACACCTACGAGACCGCGATCGGCGCCGAACCGACCAGACTCCGCGGGGACTTGCCGCTGTACGCCGCCGAGATCGACCCCGACGCCGCGATGGAGGAGGGGATGTCGATGTTCGGCGACCAGGCGGGCACCGGCGGTGCTGGTGGTCCGACCGCTGGCGGTGCGGAGGGCGCAGGCGGTCCTGGGGGAGCCGACGCGAGCGGTGGCGGCCCCTTCGATCCGGACGCCAGCGGCGGTCAGGGTCCAGCAGGCGGGATGGGCGGCCTCGGCGCGATGATGGGTGGCGACAGCCCGCTCCAGTCGATGCTCGGCGGGACGATGCCAGGCTCGGACGAGGCCGTCGCGATGCAACAGCTCGTGGAGTTCATGGACGACGACCGCTTCGACCGCGTGGTCGTCGACACCGCGCCGACGGGCCACACGCTCCGGCTGCTCGAACTCCCCGAACTGATGGACACGATGGTCGGCCGCATCCTCTCGATGCGCGAGAAGCTCTCGGGGCTCTTCGACGGGCTCTCCGGAATGTTCGGCGGTGAGGACGCCGACGCCGAGGCCGGCACCCAGAGCCTCCGGGAGCTCTCCGACCGGATCGAGCGCCTCCGCGAGACGCTCACCGATCCGGCGCTGACCGACTTCCGGATCGTGATGGTGCCCGAGGAGCTCTCCGTCATCGAGTCCGAGCGCCTGCTCCGCCAGCTCGACGACTTCTCGATCCCCGTCGAGACCGTCGTCGTCAACAAGGTGATGGAGGACCTCGCGGACGTCACCGGCGAGGTGCCCGCCGACGACGTCGTCACGCCGAACCTCGAGGACTGCGAGTTCTGCCAGCGCCGCTGGGACGTCCAGCAGCGGGCGCTGACGAGGGCCCAGGAGGTCTTCCGGGGCCGGTCGATCGAGCGCGTGCCGTTGCTGGCCGAGGAGGTTCGCGGGGAGCAGTCGCTTCGCGTGGTCGCGGCGTGTTTGGAGTAG
- a CDS encoding MBL fold metallo-hydrolase gives MHAIRLDNAVFEGDNVVYLLDPREGPTTLIDAGVPTEPVREDLRAGLADAGVAIADLDRILLTHWHWDHSGLAGELQADSGADVFVHEDDAPLVDGSGRTDYQDLQRRLFERWGIPEAPLAELTGFLEGHDSLAGEPADVTTFTHGERFPLGAGSAPTDDGDADEDVLRAIHLPGHAAGLTAYAFERRAEAFVGDVILPKYTPNVGGADPRVERPLATYRSSLRWLAATDLDRAFPGHRDPIDDPATRAEEILTHHEERTERTRDAVDALGPATPWEIAAELFGGLSNIHIMHGPGEAWAHLEALVEDGEVERSDDDAVTRYRLARQ, from the coding sequence GTGCACGCGATTCGCCTCGACAACGCCGTCTTCGAGGGCGACAACGTCGTCTACCTGCTCGACCCGCGGGAGGGCCCGACGACGCTGATCGACGCGGGCGTCCCGACCGAACCCGTCCGCGAGGATCTCCGCGCCGGACTCGCCGACGCCGGCGTCGCCATCGCCGACCTCGATCGGATCCTGCTCACGCACTGGCACTGGGACCACTCTGGCCTCGCCGGCGAACTCCAGGCCGACAGCGGCGCCGACGTGTTCGTCCACGAGGACGACGCGCCGCTCGTCGACGGGAGCGGCCGCACGGACTACCAGGACCTCCAGCGCCGACTGTTCGAGCGCTGGGGGATCCCAGAGGCGCCACTCGCGGAACTCACCGGCTTCCTCGAGGGGCACGACAGTCTCGCCGGGGAGCCAGCGGACGTCACGACGTTCACCCACGGCGAGCGATTCCCGCTCGGCGCCGGCAGTGCGCCGACGGACGACGGCGATGCTGACGAGGACGTCCTCCGCGCCATCCACTTGCCCGGCCACGCCGCCGGACTCACTGCCTACGCATTCGAGCGCCGCGCCGAGGCGTTCGTCGGCGACGTGATCCTCCCGAAGTACACTCCGAACGTCGGCGGCGCGGACCCTCGCGTCGAGCGCCCCCTCGCCACCTACCGATCCAGCCTCCGGTGGCTCGCCGCGACCGACCTCGACCGCGCCTTCCCGGGCCACCGCGACCCGATCGACGATCCCGCGACGCGCGCCGAGGAGATCCTCACCCACCACGAGGAGCGCACGGAGCGGACCCGCGACGCCGTCGACGCCCTCGGCCCGGCGACGCCCTGGGAGATCGCCGCCGAACTGTTCGGCGGCCTCTCGAACATCCACATCATGCACGGCCCCGGCGAGGCGTGGGCGCACCTCGAAGCGCTCGTCGAAGACGGCGAGGTCGAGCGGAGCGACGACGACGCCGTGACGCGCTATCGCCTGGCTAGGCAGTAG
- a CDS encoding SDR family oxidoreductase: protein MPDDSRREDAAERDGDEGRDPGTVLITGCSSGIGRATALAFLEDDWTVYATARDTDDIAELAEAGCAIDELDVTKQADVQRVVGRIMEEDGRIDALVNNAGYGLFGPIEEIPTEAMGHQFDVNVFGPHRLIREVLPYMRRQQRGAIVNVSSFWGRVSYGGGGAYAASKHALEAMSESLRQEVDAFGIEVSVVEPGPVDTQFTDRAEDELDELQPTGEYEWFESAFEDLSAIGGSGPAAVSPAEVAEAIHHAASCDDPEPRYPVGVPGSVAMLGRFLPARWRDRVFSLVRRVVS from the coding sequence ATGCCGGACGATTCGCGTCGCGAGGACGCAGCCGAGCGCGATGGCGACGAGGGCCGCGACCCCGGAACCGTGCTGATCACGGGCTGTTCCTCGGGCATCGGCCGCGCGACGGCGCTGGCCTTCCTCGAGGACGACTGGACGGTCTACGCGACGGCGCGGGACACCGACGACATCGCCGAACTCGCCGAGGCTGGCTGTGCGATCGACGAACTCGACGTGACGAAACAGGCCGACGTCCAGCGCGTCGTCGGCCGGATCATGGAGGAGGACGGCCGGATCGACGCGCTGGTCAACAACGCTGGCTACGGCCTCTTCGGGCCAATCGAGGAGATACCCACCGAGGCGATGGGCCACCAGTTCGACGTGAACGTCTTCGGACCCCACCGGCTGATCCGGGAGGTCCTCCCCTACATGCGCCGGCAGCAACGCGGCGCGATCGTCAACGTCTCCAGCTTCTGGGGCCGGGTGAGCTACGGCGGTGGCGGCGCCTACGCGGCGTCGAAGCACGCCCTCGAAGCGATGTCGGAGTCACTGCGCCAGGAGGTCGACGCGTTCGGAATCGAGGTCTCCGTGGTCGAGCCCGGCCCCGTCGACACCCAGTTCACGGATCGCGCCGAGGACGAACTCGACGAACTCCAGCCGACGGGCGAGTACGAGTGGTTCGAGTCCGCGTTCGAGGACCTGAGCGCGATCGGCGGGAGCGGGCCAGCCGCGGTGTCGCCGGCGGAGGTCGCGGAGGCGATCCACCACGCGGCGAGCTGTGACGATCCCGAGCCGCGCTACCCCGTGGGCGTTCCCGGCTCCGTCGCGATGCTCGGCCGGTTTCTCCCCGCTCGGTGGCGGGACAGGGTCTTCTCGCTGGTGCGGCGGGTCGTTTCCTGA
- a CDS encoding endonuclease V, whose product MVSIQHPEYVPDPSLDREDMEALQRELAADAVFGDAFDFDPTAIGATATADARQTELDGKSSSPVTDELPIVAGIDQAFQASDGSQAGPGEFDEAVSAVVAMQDGEVIERVFAASPLEIPYVPGLLSFREGRSILAALAELSVEPDVLLLDGSGRIHFREAGIATHIGVTVDVPAVGVAKSLLCGTPRWADAGVAGGEPLDAGTIVPIAADDSMETPPGTIVGAAVQTRQFASGNRSINPLYVSPGHRVGWETAAQIALATAGEYKLPEPIRLADQWVGELTAAE is encoded by the coding sequence ATGGTCTCGATCCAGCACCCGGAGTACGTCCCCGATCCGAGCCTCGACCGCGAGGACATGGAGGCGCTCCAGCGCGAGCTGGCCGCCGACGCCGTGTTCGGGGACGCGTTCGACTTCGATCCGACGGCGATCGGAGCTACCGCGACCGCGGACGCTCGTCAGACCGAGTTGGACGGCAAATCGTCGTCACCAGTGACCGACGAACTCCCGATCGTCGCCGGCATCGACCAGGCGTTCCAGGCGAGCGACGGCAGCCAGGCCGGCCCCGGCGAGTTCGACGAGGCCGTCAGCGCAGTCGTCGCCATGCAGGACGGCGAGGTGATCGAGCGCGTCTTCGCTGCCAGCCCGCTCGAAATTCCCTACGTTCCAGGATTGCTCTCCTTCCGCGAGGGGCGATCCATCCTCGCCGCGCTCGCCGAGCTATCGGTCGAACCGGACGTCCTCCTGCTCGACGGCAGCGGCCGGATCCACTTCCGGGAGGCCGGCATCGCGACACACATCGGCGTCACCGTCGACGTTCCGGCCGTCGGCGTCGCGAAGTCGCTACTCTGTGGCACGCCGCGGTGGGCCGACGCGGGCGTCGCCGGGGGCGAGCCGCTCGACGCCGGTACGATCGTCCCGATCGCGGCCGACGATTCGATGGAAACCCCACCGGGCACGATCGTCGGTGCTGCCGTCCAGACCCGGCAGTTCGCCTCGGGGAATCGCTCGATCAACCCGCTTTACGTCAGTCCCGGCCACCGCGTCGGCTGGGAGACCGCCGCCCAGATCGCACTGGCGACCGCCGGCGAGTACAAACTGCCCGAGCCGATCCGGCTGGCGGACCAGTGGGTCGGGGAACTGACCGCCGCGGAGTGA